The nucleotide sequence TGGTGCCCCAGGGGTTGATTATCACCAGCTGAGCTTGACGTACTTTGTTTTGCTAGTTTGTCTTTCATGTACATTAATGTTTATCATCTTCCTGACTGTTCTTCCTTAGTGGTCTTCTGCttgttatttctttactttcctcagtGTGGGAAACACATGCATATCTGCTGTTGTTAtactaacaatgataatgataataacagtaagaaAAGTAACACGTTGAACAGATGGTAAAATGCCTGCTGCAAAAATCGTTCCTGTGCCATCTCGACAAAATTCGTGGATGACAAAAGTCGCAGCAGCAAAATAACGCTCGTGCGCGCAGCCTAACATACTGCCTGCGATACCACGGGAGGGCCGCCATCATCTAACCCTCCAAAGGTACAAGACGTCGACAATCTAAGCCTCCAAATCCAGGAGAACAGCCTATATGCGTCACTGACCAAGAACACAtgaaatcaagaaataaaaaagcatacaagttgaataaataaatgaacagataaataaatgaataaatgactgAGAAGCTGGGacattcctttttcccctcttacaTTCAGAATTATAGCACAAATTCATCTTACGAGAGCCTTTATCTTGTAAACTGATGTACCTTGAGGGGCAGATATTACATTACATAATACCTGGCTACGCTAGGAGGAAAACTTTATTAATTGTAACATTGTAATGGTGAatgtggaaggagggaatgttCTGAGTGCAAGGGAAGACTTAACaagagcaaacacacacacacacacacacacacacacacacacacacacacacacacacacacacacacacacacattttgtccAGTTATATCTATTATCATTACGTTTATGTAATTAGAAAactgtgtaataataataataataataataataataataataataataataataaacggtttaatatttaggcagttaacaaactgaaaatgtgtctgtgtgtgtgtgtgtgtgtgtgtgtgtaccaagatgccctcctctcccacgcCCAGTCAGATGGAGTAGCGCACATGACGTCATGTGGTAAACAATCCTTTGGCGGGAAAGATCACGTTGGCTGCTGGCTGACCTCCAGCTCGCCTTCTCGCCAATAGATTCCTGCTGCCTGATGGCGTTTGTCCTTAAACATCCAACACTGAGCGATGCGCGTTGTCTTGCATCGGCTCAGTCGTATTTCCTCCACAGCAGAAGCATGTATGTGGTGGAGGCGCGGCAGGCATATGCACCACAAAGCATGGTCACGTTGGCGGCAGGTCACGTGCAGCGCCTCCTGTCCCGCACCGCGCCTCGCTATTTCTCCTGTATGGCACACCTCGTGGCGGAGCGAACCTCCCTCAGATGACTCATAAGTGTTATCTTAAACATACATCGTCGGTATATCATGAGAGTGGAGTCACCGTTGCATGTGCACATGTATGTCCTGCTGCGGTTCATTATTGATGCAGGCAGAGGTGAGCAAATCCTCGAGACTCAGCGGTACATCTTGCCCCAAGCCCCATTCGAGCAAGACACGTAAGCAGAGCGGGCAACCATGTGTAACCCTGTGGATTTGGGCGAGGCATTGTGTTCCCGCCAATTTTGCCGAGGGAGGCGCGGCCCTTGCCATTTCCTCAATCCTCGCCTCTCATTCTTGTGCCCATCCACTGCGGAAATTTGACAGCAGCTATGTAGTGGCATTCAGTCCGTTATAGAGTGACGTTTCATCGTATCATATGTCCTGTAATGTAAATGATTACCAAtatactgttattattttggGCTATATCACTATAATCTCCTCACTCAGTAATGATTCTGCATTCAAACACCGTGTTGCTACAAATAGTTCTAAGGACGTGAGAGATTACCGCCAATCACAAAAACTTAAGTCAGATAAATGTAGTGTTCCATATGACGGATACAGAGTTTGCTTTAAGAGACATTGGTTTTCAGAGGGTAAACAAGAATCACCTTAGCAAaattatgtaatatatatatatatatatatatatatatatatatatatatatatatatatatatatatatatatatatatatatatatatatatatatatatatatatatatatatatatgtgtgtgtgtgtgtgtgtgtgtgtgtatacacataTACAGTTTGCAGTTCATGATCTTGTGGTTTTGTTCATGTACTCTCCCACGTGCAGGTTCCCCACCACACGACCGTAGCTCTGACTCCGGATCCAGCCTGATAGAGGAACCTAGCACCTCTGCTCGCCTACACACCATTACTTCCTTACGCAACAAggacattttttcctctccttactaCTCTCCCCCCCCCGTCCTCCACCCCGCATCCGTGCCAGCCCCCTACAGGAGGTTCAGAAAATAGTGAATAGGAGCCTGGATTTTAATTCCCTCAAGAAGtaacaaaaaagaatgaataaacatCAGTTTCCctggatacatttttttttttttttcatgtttcagaATCTTCAGATGGTGTGGTGTCACCTTCCAAAAGGCAGTTTATCTCCCCTCAGAAACCTTCCCCCCCCTGACAACTTTGACATAACATCTCAAGACAGTGGCTACTCTGAGAGTGGCAAAAAGGTGGACGAGGACTGGTGAGTGTCAGCAGGTAACTCTGTCCTGCTCATCAAAATATTAACTTCAGCTTTGTTATAACTTATGGTAATAACAAGCAGGATGATACTGACAATTTCCATTTTAGTTTCAGTGTTCCAATCAGCTGTGCGCCACGCAAGCTCAACCTTGATCTGTCTCCAGCCAAAACACAATTGGCAGTCTCTCCAGTGAAGCCAGTTACTGTAGTCACCTCTACCACATTGTCATCAACAGCAGGTTCTAATGCTACTGCTGTTACCACTACAACCGCtaccacaaccattaccacaGTAACCACCACACAGGAAGCCCCTACAGATGCTTCTACTGAAGGTGGAAGACCATTCAAAAAGTTTTCCTCACTCACCAAGGGTGAAGAGGATGATGCCATCCTGATGGATCTCATGAATGAAGTTGCACCCCAAGATGATAAGCCACTGGGTTTCTCAAACTTGTTGGTAGCCCCCATAGTGCCAGCTAAGGCGTCCCCACCACCCAAAGCTGCATCCCGCCCCTCCATCAGGCGCTGCCTCTCCATGATTGACACAACCCCTACTTCCTCTCGGGTTAGTTCGTTTGTCTTAATTGCTTTGTAATTGTGCATCTGTAAAGAGGGAgtcattatattttcttatctttaacCATATTTACCAAATTTATGAGACTCATTAATTGACTACATTTAACTTTATGTAtgaatttatgtatttatgtatttactcatttgtttatttatttgtttgtttattttgacaGGTATTGAAGCCAGCATCTGTCCAGTCTGAGAACACTTCTTCCTTCAAGCGACCAGAGCCCCCGTCAGACATCTGCACCACTGACACCAAACGCCGAAAGTTGGATGTACCCAGTGAGCAGCTCTCTCCAATCACATCCAACGCTCCAACCACTACACAGCAGGAGTCAGCCCCTTATGACACTGAGGCAAGTGTCTGCCCCAGAACCCAGCCCATCCTCCCAGCAGAATTCCAAGCCAAAGTTTCATCGCTGTCACTCAGAGAGATACATTTACACAATGAAAGCTTTAAACAAGAGTtgtaattattatatatatatatatatatatatatatatatatatatatatatatatatatatatatatatatatatatatatatatatatatatatatatatatatatatatatatatatatatatatatatatatatatatacatatatatatatatatatactcgtatatatatatatatatatatatatatatatatatatatatatatatatatatatatatatatatatatatatatatatatatatatatatatatatatatatacatatatatatatatatatatatatatatatatatatatatatatatatatatatatatatatatatatatatatatatatatatatatatatgtatatatatatatatatattttttttttttttttgacaaatgAAGCAAGCTTGTAGAAAATGAAATTatagtatgtatatattttgatattgaattttcaatattctttttccttcttttagcTGGGCATGATGGGAATCCGTACCTGCTGGAGGGTGGCTACAAAGCCTTCTATGAAAATTACCCAGACCTGTGCACGTCCAACAGCACGTCCCAATCACGCTGAGAACCTCATGCACTTCAGGGGCAAGTCCGAGCATAAGCAGGCCAGGACACCCGCTGAGACTGGTGAGTGAACACTTCAAGGCTTAGTGTATCATTTATTACTAAGTACACTAATACAGTCTTAGGGTGGCTTGTTTTGGTctggaaaattctctctctctctctctctctct is from Scylla paramamosain isolate STU-SP2022 chromosome 9, ASM3559412v1, whole genome shotgun sequence and encodes:
- the LOC135103271 gene encoding uncharacterized protein LOC135103271, with protein sequence MVWCHLPKGSLSPLRNLPPPDNFDITSQDSGYSESGKKVDEDCFSVPISCAPRKLNLDLSPAKTQLAVSPVKPVTVVTSTTLSSTAGSNATAVTTTTATTTITTVTTTQEAPTDASTEGGRPFKKFSSLTKGEEDDAILMDLMNEVAPQDDKPLGFSNLLVAPIVPAKASPPPKAASRPSIRRCLSMIDTTPTSSRVLKPASVQSENTSSFKRPEPPSDICTTDTKRRKLDVPSEQLSPITSNAPTTTQQESAPYDTEASVCPRTQPILPAEFQAKVSSLSLREIHLHNESFKQEL